The Stigmatella ashevillena genomic sequence TCCGAATCCCACCGGCGAGGCCAAGATGGCCGAGCGCTGGTATCAGGCCCTCCGCTCCAGCCTCTGAGTGGAGTCCGCGTTCTACTTCAGCAGGGCCTCGGCCTCGGCCTTCCAGGCCTGGGCCATCTTCGCCTGCCCCGCGTCCGTCAGCTGCTTGCTGATCGCCGCCGCCTGGGCCTGGAGCTCCTCGGTGGGCACGCCGCGCCCCTGGGCCCGGCTCAGGGCGAAGTAGTGGTGCTGGCAGCCCGTGGCGTAATCCCCCTGGGCGAAGAGCAGTTCCGCCATGGCCGTATAGGCCTCGGGGACGGAACTGGCGCCATTGTCGGGGGTGACGCCTGCGAGCACTTCCTTCGCCCCCGTGTAGTCCTTGCGTGCCAGGAGCAACGCGCCCTTGGCGTACTGCGCGCGGGCTTGTTGCGGTCCCTTCACGGCCAGGGCGTGCTCATAGGCCGCCAGCGCTTCATCCTGCCGGTTCGCGGCTTCCAGCACGTTGCCGCGCGCCAGCCAGTACCGGTCGTCCCGCTCCAGCGCGCTGACCGTCTTGCCCTCTGCCGCATTCACCTGAACGCCACGGAACGTGGCCTCGTAGGTGTCGAGCAGCGCCAGGGCTCCCGGGGTGTCTCCGGCCTGCTGGAGCGCCTTGGCCCCCTCGATGGCGAAGAGGGGAGCCGTCTTGCGCTTCGCCACTGCGGATTCGAACGCCGCGCGGGCGCCTGGATCCTTCTTCTCCGCCAGGGCCTTGGCGCGTCCGAAGAGGGCATACGGCTCTCCGGGGTAGAGCGCGAGCGCTGCATCCGCGTCCCGGAGGGCCGCCTCCGGGTTGTTACGGCTCAGCGCGAGTTCCGCACGGGTGGCCAGCGCGCGTGCCTTCAGCGAGGGGCTCAGCTCCGCTTCCCGGGCTTGGATGTCTTGCAGGGTGCGCTCCACCTCGGCCGACTTCTCACGCACATACAGGTGCGCCAGCGCCCCCGTCAGCCGCGCCTGGAGATGATCCGGATTGGCCGCGGTGGCCCGGCCCAGCGCTTCTCCCGCCTGGACGAACAGCCCCTCTTGCAGCAGGGCCTCTCCGTAGGCTGTGGCGAAGCGGGGATCCTTCCAGGCGCCCTCCGTTGCACGGGCGTAGGCCTGCCGTGCGCCCTGGAGGTTTCCGAGTGCCTGGTCCGTTCGCGCTTGGGCCAGCCACAGCTTCGGGTTGCTCGCCCCCCGCTCGCGCAGGACCTTCAATGTCTCCGCGGCCTCCGCGGTCTTGCCCTCGGACAGCGTCACCCATGCCCGGACCACCCGGGCGCCGTAGCGCTCAGAGTCCTTGGACTCCAGGGCCTCGGCCCGGGCCAGGTGCTCGCGCGCTGGGGCCTCCGAGGCGGGCTGGTGGTGG encodes the following:
- a CDS encoding cellulose synthase — translated: MGTASGSNDGQRDWKRRESLGSALTQVALVALLLGGAVTFVVHRGQVRQETETHLKAAQSLAQRGNPADLSKALQELEALFAVDADVYGAHALAADIHAVLWLDHHQPASEAPAREHLARAEALESKDSERYGARVVRAWVTLSEGKTAEAAETLKVLRERGASNPKLWLAQARTDQALGNLQGARQAYARATEGAWKDPRFATAYGEALLQEGLFVQAGEALGRATAANPDHLQARLTGALAHLYVREKSAEVERTLQDIQAREAELSPSLKARALATRAELALSRNNPEAALRDADAALALYPGEPYALFGRAKALAEKKDPGARAAFESAVAKRKTAPLFAIEGAKALQQAGDTPGALALLDTYEATFRGVQVNAAEGKTVSALERDDRYWLARGNVLEAANRQDEALAAYEHALAVKGPQQARAQYAKGALLLARKDYTGAKEVLAGVTPDNGASSVPEAYTAMAELLFAQGDYATGCQHHYFALSRAQGRGVPTEELQAQAAAISKQLTDAGQAKMAQAWKAEAEALLK